One Vibrio sp. CDRSL-10 TSBA genomic window, CAGCGTCATCGCAAGGCCTAATGCCAGAGCAGCAAAGCCATTGTGGATGTTCTCTGCGCCCAGTGAGGCGCCGATAGTGCGTTCTTCGACAATGGTGACCGGCGCTGTCAGCGAGCCGGCACGCAGCAGTAGAGCCAGTTGCTGGGCTTCATCGGTCGAACCGGCACCGGTAATGCGGAACTGACTGCCCAGCTGTGACTGGATGGTCGCGACACTGATCACCCGTTCGCTGCGCTCGGTTTCCCCACGCGCGTTGGTTTTGTATTCGCGATACACGGTCGCCATCGGTTTACCGATGTGCTTGCCGGAGAAATCACTCATGACCTTACCACCCGCGTGATCGAGAGAAATGTTGACTTCAGAGAAGCCCATTTTATCGACCCCGGCACGGGCATTGACAATGTGATCGCCGGTCAGAACCGGACGTTTATTGAGCACGACGGTTTTGCCGTCGTTATCCTTGAGTACCAGGTTATCGCGTGACAACGCATCGTCGCCGGTTTTGGCTTCGTAGAACGCCAGACTGGCAGTTGCCCCAATCACATTTTTTGCCTGCGACGGATCCTGGACACCCGGCAGTTCGATACGGATGCTGTGTTCACCCTGGCGTTGGACCAAAGCTTCTGTAATGCCGAGTTCTTCAATGCGGTCACGCATAATTTTCAGGTTTTGCTGAATCGTCGCAGACTGAAAATCAAGTTTATTCTGCGCGGTCGGTAGCACGCTGAGCGTATTTGACTGACGTTTGATCTGCCAACCGGCGTAGTTTCTGCTTCAGGTAAGTGGTGATTTTACCCAGCGCTTCATCAGACTGGGTATCAACCTGCAAGCCATCCACTCCCTGGGCCGCGACACGTACACCACGCAGGCGCTCGCTGCGCAGCATATCTTTGATTTCGTCGATCATGGTATCGCGCTGCTCCTGGAATGCTTTATCGACATCCACATTGAGCAGAAACTGAACCCCGCCACGTAAATCAAGCCCAAGCTTGATCGGATTAAAACCGAGGCTCTGCAGCCACTGCGGCGCAACTGAAACATAAGAGTAAGTAATACTGTCATCGGCGCTAAGCTGTGTATCCAGCACTTCCCGGGCGTGGGCCTGATCGGTTTCGTTATCAAAGACCAGAACCAGATTGTCGCCTTTCTGGGTAATTTTTTGCGCCTTGATGCCTTGTTGGCTCAGATACTGATTGACCGAAGTCACATCAGATAAAGTGTGGTTCGGTGCGGATGACTGAATCTGGATGGATGGCTGCTCGCCATACCAGGTCGGAATCGCACTCAGGGCCAGCACCACAACGGTGACCACAAGCACCACATATTTCCAGGCAGAATAGTGGTTAAGCACACGTTTCGGTGCTTTGATTGGGTTTTTCTTCATAGATATCCCCTCGGCAAACGAGCCGAGTTAAAAAGCGGTAATGTGCAGCGTTGAAGCGTGGCTTGTCACGTCAGTGCTGCGAATGTCGCATTCGGCACTGCGCTTGGTACAAGCACATCAGGCAACGCTGGAATGATCAGCGCGTGTTATCCGGCGCCGATAATGGTTTCGGGAGTATCAGCAGAAATACTGGCTGTTTAATGCCACATACATGGCATTGGTCTCTTTCCAGCCGGAAAGACGATAAGAGGAATGAAAGTCCTGATAAGGAGCAGGAGCAGTCGACTGCGCCAGATGGATTGTCTGGTGAGGATCGGTAACAGGATAGAAGGGCGCGACGGTATCCAGCAGATCCGGTTCGCCATTGTGGCCGTTATATCCTTCTCGTCCGTTAAAACCGGCTCGTTCGTTATAACCTGCGCTCCGGGTCCAGCGAACAGAATTGATCAGTGCAGCTTTGGATCCGGTGTAATGGGTTTCGCTCTGCGGTGCCTGGGGCTGGGACGGAGATTCCGGCTCGTCACTCTGATGCAGCAGCGCGCTCAGCGTCGCGGCAGCTTTGCCTGATGCTGATTTGTTATTATCCAGCGACGCCAGAGCCTGCGCAGGCAAAACCAGCGCAATCAGCGATAACCAGAAAATACGAATCATGTGCCAGGACATACAGCGCCTACTTCAATAACAAGCTCGCAGTGTAAGGCCGGGTGTGACGGGGCTCAAGTAAAATTTTGGTCATTTGCACCGGGTTTTGCATGCGGCCGCTATGATTTCGCTTTAGTTATCAACCGATCTGGCTTTAGCTATCAACCGATCTGGTTTTAGTTATCAACCAATCTGTTGGCTGCAAGATGGCACCGTCATCAAACTCACACTAACAAGAATCATGTTATTGCACGTCAAATATGTGCTTGGTTGCAAAAGTCACAACAACTTGAAGCATGCCATATTGTATCTGACCAGACGTTAATCTATGGTTTTGAATGTAATTTGCGCAATTTTACGCGCGGTGAACGACAGAGCAGCAGAAACGGCAGAGTGAACGGGAGATGATGATGAACCTCAGGGAATATGCACAAAAAAGTGTGCTGTGCTGGCTGGCGACAACCGATGCAGATGCCACACCCAATGTTTCACCCAAAGAGATTTTTACCTTTTTCGATGACGAGCTGATGCTGATCGCCAATATCGCTTCGCCGCAAAGTGAACAGAACATATTCTCTAACGCCAAAGTGTGTGTCTCGTTTATCGATATTTTTGAGCAACGCGGATTCAAAGTACAAGGCATCGCGCGGGTGGTGAAAAAGCAAGACAGCGGCTGGGAAGGGTATTTAACGCGCCTGCGTCAGTTGGCGGATGAGCGTTATCCGATCCAAAGCATTTTTGAAATTCGCGTTGAGTCTGTGGCAAAAGTGCAGGCGCCGAGTTATTTCCTTTTTGCCGATACCACGCCAGAGAGCCAGGTTGAAAACGCTCTGAAAACTTACCAGGTAGCGCGTTAAGTTTGGGGAGGTTGCTGCGTTCTGTTTCGACTTGTCTGCAGTGCAAGCGAGCTTCAGGCGGCATCCATTACCTACAATTAAGCAATAAATACAATAAGACATTAGTTGCAGCTTAGGCTGGGGTCGTTTAGATTGGTGACGAGCGTCAAAGATTGGTGGAGACAGTGGGCACATGTTGGATAAATTGAATTTAGGAAAACTGATCCTGGTTTTGTGTGTATTCAGCGTAGTGGTGACCCTGTTTAATGCTTTTTACTCCATTTATCGCGTCCAGCATGATCTGATCATCAATAATACCCTGGAATCCAATCGCGTTTATGCGGAAAAAATGGCCGAGATGACGGATGCGTTTATCGATTCGGCCATGTCGCAGCTTAAATACAGTGCCCAGTCGCTAAGCACCGAAATGCAGGACGCTAACTTCCGCAGCAAAGAAGTCAATCGGCTGAAAAACCAGACCGATTCCTTTAACTCCGCCTTTATCGTCAATGCTGACGGTGTGATCGTGTCCATTTCGCCCGAAACCATTCAGGTGAAAGGCGTACGTTTAACCAGCGACAGAGCGCTGCAATCACTGCGTTCGCAGGAACCGATTGTAACCAACCCGTTTGTCTCCCCGGCGGGGAACTACATCATCAGTATTTCTTATCCTGTTTTTGCCCAAAATGGTGACTACTTAGGCTATGTAGCCGGCAGTATCTATCTGGAGCAGAAGAACATTTTAACCACCTTACTTGGTCAACACAGTTATAAAGATGGCTCTTACCTCTATGTCGTCGACCGCGCACATACACTGATTTATCATCCCGACGATCGAAGAATCGGCCAGGTGATTGTCAACAACAAAGTCATTAATACCGTGCTTGAGGGGAACAACGGCAGCCAGGCCGTTGTAAACTCCCAGGGCAAAGAAATGCTGGCAGGTTACGCACCTGTTGCTCTCGCCGGTTGGGGCATTGTTGCCCAGAGACCAGAGAATCTCACTCTCTCTACTCTGGATCAGCAGATGTGGAATGTTGTCCTGGAAACTCTGCCAATCGGCGCGCTGACTCTGCTCATCATTTGGATCTCGGCGGTCTTCATCTCCAAACCGTTATGGCAACTGGCGAGCGCGGTGCGAAACTTCGACAGCCACTCCACGGCAATGGATGATCTGACCCAGATAAAACCCTGGTACTTTGAAGCCTCGCATCTGAAACGCACCTTCCTTAATGCGTTGAGTATTGTGTCTAACACTATCGATCAGCTGCAGAAACGATACACTGACCGACCCAATGACCGGCCTGCTCAACCGCCGCGGTTTAGATAAAGCCGTTGACCGCCTGTGCGAGCAGCAGATCCCGTTTGCAGTGCTGGCTTTGGATGTGGATTACTTTAAACGAGTCAATGACACCTTTGGTCATGATGTAGGGGACGAACTGCTCAAAAGCGTTGCCGAGATTATCAAAAAACAGGCGCGTGATAATGATGTGGTTTGCCGGGCCGGTGGTGAAGAGTTTATCGTTTTTCTGACTAAGGCCGATGTTCACCAGGCGTTTAATGCCGCTGAGCGGATTCGTAAAGGGATTGAAAACACTCAGTTTGACACCGTAGGACAGGTCACGATTTCTATCGGTGTCTCTTATTGGGAAAGCGAAGGCGAACCGATTAACGCCATCATGAAAAATGCCGATGATGCGCTCTACCAGGCGAAACATAATGG contains:
- a CDS encoding pyridoxamine 5'-phosphate oxidase family protein; the encoded protein is MMMNLREYAQKSVLCWLATTDADATPNVSPKEIFTFFDDELMLIANIASPQSEQNIFSNAKVCVSFIDIFEQRGFKVQGIARVVKKQDSGWEGYLTRLRQLADERYPIQSIFEIRVESVAKVQAPSYFLFADTTPESQVENALKTYQVAR